The DNA window TCGATAGTGGATGCAAAGACAGATAAAAGTCCGACAACCCACAGGGGAATATATTAAACGCCCAGTAAGCAAAACCGACTCCGCTAAAGGAAAGAGCCCAGATGAAACAAAGTGTCTCGTCATCACATGTCGCCGAGAATAGTATTCTCTCATCAAGAGATCTTCTGGACCCGCTTCTTGCCAACATCGAGCTTGGCTTGCAATCTAAAACCGCAGTCAGTATAagcagaaaaacaagaaCAAGTTGATCAATATACCTCTCAGCATCCTCATCcgccatcctcaacatcTCATTCTGCACCTCCAATTCCTCATGAATAGCAACACCGAGCTCCTTCTGCCTCGCCACAATCTTCATCAACTCCTCCACACTAGTATCCTGATCTTGCATCGTCTGGCGCTGCAACAACAAAACCCCTTCGTTATCGAGCTCGCGCGTGCGCTCTGTCTCCTTTCCAAGAACACGACCCGAGCGCGGAGTCCTACGGCCGCCGGCATCACTTCCATTCTGCTGCGCACGAAGCAAAGTATCCTTGTCTTTCACGGAAGCAACGGCATGGTCGAGGCGGCTCTTGGTAGCCATCGCCTGCAGCAGATCGTCCATACCATCTTTCTCCTTGCGCGCGTTGATGATCAGGTCCTTGCGCCGGCGCAGCTCGCCGTCGCCTAAGCCCTCAAAAGACCCGCTGCGGCCGAGATTCTTAAGTCCGTCGTCTAGCGCGGAGAGCATCGTGCCTGCTCGCACGAGACTACTCTTCGCTTGTGCAGAGCTCTCGTGTTGCTTCTGGGGGGTGGTctcttggtctcggcgggAGAGCTGCAGCCGGGCTTCGTGGAGGTGGCCCTTCATGTCGCGGTAGTAGTCTAGCCAGAGCGTTGGGTCTGTGATCGATGCGTTGTCCGCATTGCCCGGGTCCGTGATGGCTGCATGCAGCCGGGTAGAAGTATTGGAAGTACCGTTGCTCGAGGCCGCTGCCGCGCTGGGTAGGTTTAAGAAGGCGCGCCACGCGGGCGACGTGCGCCAGCGGCCGTCGGAGGCCTCGTTGATCGCCTTGAGGTATTGTTCCAGGCCATGGCGGCGTTCTTCTCGGAACTGCTCGTTTTTCACTGTGTTCGAGAACCAGGATTTTGATGGGAGAGCCACTGGCGGCGCGGCATTTGTCTGGTTGACTAGCGTGGAGTGGAAGGCGGCGAAGTCGGAGTAGCGCTTGGAGACGGTGAAGGAGCGGAGCGGAAGGCGCACGGTAATGTTGTAGACAGTGTGGGGTGGGGATGTGGGTGATAGTGTGGTGTTTGGAATAGCAATCTCAACTTTGggcgccatggagaaggagaacagagggaaagaaagcagCAGAGTCAAGTCGAGGAGGAAACGAGTGACGCAACGGGCGATAAGGATAGACGGTCATGTGATCCTGTCGGCTGAGGGTGCAGCTGATCTATACGGAGGAACGAAGCAGCTCATTCTGAATCTTCCGGTTACGGTTCTATCTTGTCAAAGGAGATTAGTCGAGATCGGCTTTGATTGATTGAGAGATGTTAAAAAACCCGGTCTGCCAGTATCCAC is part of the Penicillium psychrofluorescens genome assembly, chromosome: 4 genome and encodes:
- a CDS encoding uncharacterized protein (ID:PFLUO_006949-T1.cds;~source:funannotate), whose amino-acid sequence is MAPKVEIAIPNTTLSPTSPPHTVYNITVRLPLRSFTVSKRYSDFAAFHSTLVNQTNAAPPVALPSKSWFSNTVKNEQFREERRHGLEQYLKAINEASDGRWRTSPAWRAFLNLPSAAAASSNGTSNTSTRLHAAITDPGNADNASITDPTLWLDYYRDMKGHLHEARLQLSRRDQETTPQKQHESSAQAKSSLVRAGTMLSALDDGLKNLGRSGSFEGLGDGELRRRKDLIINARKEKDGMDDLLQAMATKSRLDHAVASVKDKDTLLRAQQNGSDAGGRRTPRSGRVLGKETERTRELDNEGVLLLQRQTMQDQDTSVEELMKIVARQKELGVAIHEELEVQNEMLRMADEDAERLQAKLDVGKKRVQKIS